The genomic segment GAGACCTGCGCGACTCGGACGATTGGATGGCGACCTGCCTCAAGGAGAGCGTCGATCTGCTCCCCGTTGATCGGCTCCACGCCCTGTGGGAGCGGATGCGCACGCTCCCCGCGCCCGGCAGGGTCGCGATGACGCACGGCGACCTCATCCCCGGCAACCTTCTCGTGCGTGGTGACCGGCTCGTCGGAGTGCTCGACGGCGGAGGCTTCGGCCCGACGGACCCCGCACTGGATCTGGTCGCTGGGTGGCACCTGCTGGACACCGATGCCCGTGCGGTCTTCCGCGCAGGCATCGGGTCGGATGACCTCGAATGGAGGCGGGGTGCCGCCTGGGCGTTCCAGCAGGCCATGGGGCTCGTCTGGTACTACCGCCACTCCAATCCGGCGATGAGCGCGCTCGGACGGAGCACTCTGCACAGACTCCTCGGCGACGACCACATCGGCCGAGCCTGACCGCCGCCCACGATCGCGTCAGCGGAAGACGCGCGGGTCACACCGGCGCGAACTCCACCTCTCCCTTGGCGATGTCCGCTGCGACCACGCGCAGCCTCACCGTCGTGCCGGGCTTCGTGCCGACGGGGATCGGGGCGGAGGCCGTCACCGCCGGTTCGGCGATCTGGACCGCGGCTCTGTCGCCCCCGTTGCGCAGTTCGATGACGGTCGCCTCGACCTGACGGCCGACCAGGGGAGACAGCAACGCGGCCTCCACGCGGTTGATCGTGTCCGCGTCCAATCGAGACGCGCGCTGACCCGATGCCTGCATGAGTCCCGGCAGCTCGTCCAGAGACTCCCGAGCCCACGTCGGGACCTCGTCGCCCTGCGACACGGCGAGACAGATCGCCAGCGACCATCGATCCACGAGCCGCCGGAGGGGAGCGGTGGCATGGGCGTACGGCGCCGCGATCGCGGCCTGTGTCACGTCTGCGGGGACCGTGCCGTCGAAGGTCACGTACCCCGCGCCGCGGAAGAGGGTGGCGGCGGCCTCGAGGACCGGCAGCGTGAGCGGATCGTCGCGGTCCAGAGAGCGCAGGTATTCTCCGTATTCGCCGCTCCGCCACGGCCGGCCCAGAGCCTCGGTCTGCCGACGGAACGTCTCGAAGGCGTCCGCATCGGGCTCCGGCATCGTCCGCAGCACGCCGACCTTCGCATCGAGCATGAGGGATGCCGCGGCCATGCCCGTCATCAGGGACAACTGCGCGTTCCACTCCTCGACGAGCAGCGGCGTGCGCCGTTCGATCCCGTACGTCCCGTCGTCGTGCTGCACGACCTCCTCGTCCGGCATGTTGAGACTCGCGCCGCCCCGCGCCTCCTCCAGCGCGATGCGCCGTTCGCCGATCTCGCACAGCAGGGCGGCGGGGGACTCCTCGCCGGCATCGAGGGCACGCTGTGTGCTCTCGTAGTCCAGCTGCGCGCGCGACCGGATCCGAGCCCGCTCCAGCCGGAACTCCGTGACCGTCCCGGTGTCGTCGAGGGCGAACGTCCACACCAGTGCCGGCCGCTCGACGTCGGGCAGGAGAGACGCGCGGTCCTCGCTCAACGCGCGCGGATGCAGCGGGATCGAGTCGTCAGCGGCGTAGAGCGTCTGGCCGCGTTCACGTGCAGCGGCATCCAGCGCACCACCGGGGCGGACGAATGCCGG from the Microbacterium ginsengiterrae genome contains:
- a CDS encoding RNB domain-containing ribonuclease, coding for MPQRRSHVAPSAAQSELADALAELRRSIDAPTEFSAEALAEAKTVTAPTPELDLRDVPFATLDPKGSRDLDQAFHLATSREGFEVRYAIADVPAFVRPGGALDAAARERGQTLYAADDSIPLHPRALSEDRASLLPDVERPALVWTFALDDTGTVTEFRLERARIRSRAQLDYESTQRALDAGEESPAALLCEIGERRIALEEARGGASLNMPDEEVVQHDDGTYGIERRTPLLVEEWNAQLSLMTGMAAASLMLDAKVGVLRTMPEPDADAFETFRRQTEALGRPWRSGEYGEYLRSLDRDDPLTLPVLEAAATLFRGAGYVTFDGTVPADVTQAAIAAPYAHATAPLRRLVDRWSLAICLAVSQGDEVPTWARESLDELPGLMQASGQRASRLDADTINRVEAALLSPLVGRQVEATVIELRNGGDRAAVQIAEPAVTASAPIPVGTKPGTTVRLRVVAADIAKGEVEFAPV
- a CDS encoding aminoglycoside phosphotransferase family protein; the protein is MHDDQREIDEQVVRELVDEQFPEWRSLSIRPVPGFGTVNAIFRIGEDYTARFPLTGEAGPTADTLRREATALAELADACPFAAPQPVAAGRPGAGYPLPWSVQTWIPGAVATPDSVSRSAAFAGDLARLVRALREAPTRGRAFGGRGRGGDLRDSDDWMATCLKESVDLLPVDRLHALWERMRTLPAPGRVAMTHGDLIPGNLLVRGDRLVGVLDGGGFGPTDPALDLVAGWHLLDTDARAVFRAGIGSDDLEWRRGAAWAFQQAMGLVWYYRHSNPAMSALGRSTLHRLLGDDHIGRA